The DNA segment GGCCGCCAGGATCTCGTGGCGTACGACCTCGCGGCCACGCCTGTCGCCTCGTTCGTGCTGAAGGGCAACGTCAACACCGCCGACCCGCTGACGCTGCCGGGTGAGGTGCTGACCACCATGGACGCCAATGGCATCGCGTCGGCGATCGTCTCGTCCGACGACAGCGCCGTGTTCCTGAAAGGCGCCGGTTACACGAAGACGTTCACGCCGCAGCCGTTCGTGGATCGTGTGGCGATCCGCTCGGGCGAGACGACGCGGATCTTCGAAGGCACGACGACCACGTTCGATCAGCCGCTCGTGGCACTGGATCGCGACGTGACGCGCCTCATCGTCTCTCGCGAGGGGCGTTCGACGGTGCCCGACAGCTACCTCTGGACGCACGGTGCCGGTGATCGGGCTGCGACGTTCGAGAACCTGACGCGCAACACGGATCCGTATCCCGACATCACGGGCGCGCAGCGCGTCGATTTCGAGTACACGCGACGCGACGGCACGACCGCGCGCGGCCGGATCTCCCTGCCCGTCGGGTACACGCCTGGCACGCGCGTGCCGGCGGTGTTCTGGACGTATCCGCGTGAGTACGAGGACCAGGCGGCGTACACGCGCGACGCGATCCGCACGCGCAACACCAACGCCTATACGCCCCTGAGTTTCCTGCGCTGGTCGGACATCTGGCTCACGCAGGGCTACGCGCTCGTGGCGCCCGACATCCCGATCCTCGGACGCGACGGGCGCTTCAACGACAACTACCGGCCGAACCTCGAGGACTCGATCTACGCCGCCATCCGCAAGGTGGACGAGCTCGGGTACGTCGACGTCAATCGCATCGGCCATGGCGGTCACAGCTACGGCGCGTTCACGACGGCCAACCTGCTCGCGCACACGCCGTTCTTCAAGGCCGGCATCGCCGGCGACGGCGCCTACAACCGCACGCTCACGCCGATGACGTTCCAGGGCGAGCGCCGCAACATCTGGGACGCGCCGCACACGTACCTGGAGATCTCGCCGTTCTTCTACGTCGATCAGATCTCGGCGCCCCTGCTCATGTACCACGGCGCGCAGGACAACAACTCGGGCACGTTCCTGATCCAGTCCGAACGCATGCTCCAGGCCCTGACAGGCCTCGGCAAGACGGCCGTCCTCTACGTCTACCCCTTCGAATCGCACGCCCCGCGCGCGAAGGAGAACTTCCTCGACCTGTGGGCCCGCTGGCTCGACTGGTTCGACAGGTATGTGAAGGGGCCGGACGGGGAGATCGGCAACCGGCAACCGGCAACCGGTAGGCTCCTGAAGGCAAGGCCGGCTCTCCGAACCAGCGCCCCCCGCGCCCAAGGCATGCGGACGTAGCTGGCTGAGTTTCCCATGACGAACGAACCGATGAGGGAAGATTGTCATGATAAACTTCCCTCGTGGCGCGTATAGTCAGGCGACTCCTGAAGATCTCGCTCCCGCCGCGGGCCTCGGCATTCCTGTGGGGACCGCGACGCGCAGGCAAGAGCTACTGGGTTCGGCAACACCATCCGGACGCCCCGCTCATCGACCTGCTCCAGACGGACGTGTTTGCGGAGTACGCGTCCCGTCCGGCATTGCTGCGTGAGCGTTTCGCCGCCAGCCCCTCGCACCTGGTCGTGATCGACGAGGTTCAGAAGGTACCGGCCCTCCTCGACGAGGTCCACTGGCTCATCGAACACACCTCGTTGTCGTTTCTCCTGACCGGTTCGAGCGCCCGCAAGCTGCGACGCGGCCATGCCAACCTGCTCGCCGGCAGAGCCTGGCGGCGCGTCATGCTCCCGCTGGCGATGCCCGAGGTTGATGATCTCGATCTCGACCGCGTGATGACCAACGGCCTGCTGCCCCCGCACTTCCTCTCGGCGCATCCGCACGAGGACCTGCGCGCCTATGTCAGCGACTACCTGAAGGAGGAGATCGCCGCCGAGGCCTTGACGCAGAACATCCCTGCGTTCGCCGAGTTCCTGCGCGTGGCGGCGCTCACCAGCAGCGAACTGCTGAACTACACCAACGTGGCGCGCGAGACCGGCGTGTCGGCGAAGGTGGTGCGGACGTACTTCGACATCCTCGAGGACACGTATCTCGGCTTTCGTCTGCCACCGTGGCGACGTGCCAGGCAACGGCGCCTCATCGAGACCGACAAGTTCTATCTCTTCGACGTCGGCGTGACGAACTACCTCGCACGCCGACGGCCGCAGCCCGGTAGTTCCGACTTCGGGAAGGCTTTCGAACACTACGTCCTGATGGAACTGCGTGCGTACCAGGCCTATCGCGCGCCGGACATGGAGTTGTCGTACTGGCGCACCGCGTCCGGCTACGAGATCGACGTCATCGTCGGAGATCTCGATCTCGCCATCGAGATCAAGAGCGGCAACCGCGTCCACGACGGCGACCTGCGCGGACTGCGCGCAATCGCCGAGGAACACCGCATCCGCCGACGGATCGTCGTCTGCCTCGAGTCAGCGCCGCGCACGCTCGCCGACGGCATCGAGGTACTGCCGTGGCGACACTTCCTCGAACGGCTCTGGGCAGGCGATCTCGGCGTGTGAAGCGACGCGCCTCTCTATCCCTTGCGCAGGAGCGTCGCCGGATTCAGGCGGACCGCTTGCCGCATCGGCCAGGCCGACGAGCACACCGGCGCCGGCTGTGCGGTGAATGCCCGGACTGGACAGCGGATCACGTATTTCGATCGATGCGTTAAATGTCTAACGAATGTAGCGTGACAATGCTACCGTCGTCGATGTGGGCATCTCGTATTTCCCGCGCCTGATCGACGATCTCCTGGCTCAGCGCCTGCGACACCACTGACGCCCGACAATGCTCGGAATGCGAACTGCCTCGTTGGTTCTGTCTGGCGTCCTGACGATCGCCTGCACGCCTGGCAGGTCACGTGACCCGGAAGACGCACGCGACGCGGTAGAGCGTGTGTCGCTGCAAGCCGCCGACGGACATCAGATCGGCATCATCGCCTCGGCGGCAGCGTGCGGGAACGACGTCTATCTTGGCGACGCGTCCGGCCTCGTCTGGCATCTCGATGTCCGTCGTCACGCCGGTCCACGCACGCCAATGACACTCGACGCGCAGCACGCTCCGCGGTCGGTTGGCGGCGTGGGTGTGGATTGCGAACGGCACGCGCTGTATGTGCTCGACAGCATGACTCGTACCCTCGTCGAGTTCGACTCGCGATCCGGCGTCGCTCGCACGACGTGGCCGATCGGCGTCAACCCGCTCGCATTCACGGCCCCGCCAGCCGGGCCGCTTGCCGTCGTACCCGGTGTCGCGATCGTCCTGCACGGCGTGGCGACCGCCGGGAGCGATCCCGACCGCGCACCATCGACCGACCAGCACTACGCTGGACGCCATGTCGGCCTGATGCTGTCGCCCGCCACCGGTGAGTGGACGACGGCTTTCACACCGTTCGACAACACATGCCGAGGGCGCTGCGCGCAGACGTCAATCAATACGACTGGACACGCCACGGACACGGAGTTCACAGTGACGCTGCCGACGACACCGACGGTCGGTTTCTACGACGATCACTACAGCCTCGTGCGCGTCGTGGATGTCGCGTCGCCTGGTTTTCTGCGAAGCGCGCACGAACCTGTCGCCCCATCCGACACGTCGGGCTCGATACTGTGGGCTCGTACCAACAGCATGATGCGCACAGCCGCTGTCTGCGGCGGCTACCTGGCAAGCATCCACGAGACCACGGATGTACCCGACGATTGGCAGCCTGGCACGACCCTCGTTCAGTGGCGCCAGAAGCTCAACGTCCACGATCTCGACGGCTCATCTCACGTGCTGGATCACGTACTTCCCGGCTACTACGTCGGCCACGATGACGAGCGCGTGATCAGCGTGGACTACGGCCCCGACGGCAGACAACGCTCGGCAGAACGCGTGGACATCGTTCTCACACGGCCACGCCAACTCGTGCAATCGCTTGCGCCGTAGCGTGCGCTGACGCTCGTTCCCCGGGATGTAGGGGCACCCCTTGTGGGTGCCCGATAGCGCCGCGCAGGTCGAGTCAGAGGAGTAAACCACGATGGAGTACACGTTCACGCTGAAGTATCAGTTGGCATCCGACGACAGCGATACGGATGCGCTCGTCGAACGCCTGGGTGAAGCGGGCTGCGACGACGCGCTCGTCGGTATCGGTCAGTCGGGACGTCTCGCGTTGGAGTTCACGCGAGAAGCCCCGGATGCCGGAACTGCCGTGCGCAGCGCATTGGCAGATGTTCGCCGGGCCGCGCCGTCTGCCAGGCTGATCGACAGGACACTCGTGCAATCGCTTACGCCTTGACGTGCACTGGCGCCCGTTCTCCAGGATGTAGGGCACCCGCTTCTCTCCTACCCCTTGCGCAGGAGCGTTGCCGGATTCAGGCGGACCGCTTGTCGCATCGGGATGCAGGCGGCAAGCGCCGCGGCGAGCAGCAGGCCGGCGACGGCGGCCGACAGCGTCAGTGGATCGAGAGGCTCGACACCATGGAGCAGGCCGCGCACCAGGTGGGTCGTGGCCACCGCACCGGCCAGGCCGACGAGCACACCGGCGCCGGCCAGCCGCAGCGACTCGCCGAGGACGAGGCGGCGCACGTGCGCGGCAGTGGCTCCCAGGGCGATGCGGATACCGATCTCACGATCGCGCTGACGGACCGATGCCGCAATGACGGCATAGAGGCCGATCGCGGCGAGCAGTAACGCTGCCGCTCCGAACAGGCCCAACAACAATGCGTTGAATCGCTGCGGCGCGAGCAGGCCGGCACGCGCCTCGTGGAACGGCGTGACGCGCGTGACGTGGATGTCGGCGTTCACCGCACGGATGCGATCGCGTGCTACCGTCGCGACCACGCTCAGGGGCGCCGCGGTGCGTATGGCAAGTACCTCCGCCGAGACGATGAACTGCGCATCAGGAAGATAGAGCGTCGGGTGCGACCGCGTGATGTCGCCGTACCGCACGGTCCCCGCCACGCCGACGACGGTGTACCAGCGGTCGGTCGAATCAGGGCCCCCGATCTTCAGTCGCTTACCGACGGGATCGATCCCGGGCCACACCACCGCGGCGACGTCTTCACTGACGATGGCGACCGGAAGCGTGCCGTCACGATCCGCGTCGGAGAAGGCGCGCCCCCGTGTCAGCGGGATGCCGATGGTCTCGAAGTGTCGCGCGTGAACCGACTCGAGGCTGAGCGCAGGATTGGCGGCGGCCTGGTCCACGCTCTGGCCTTCCGCCGTGAACACGGGCACCCACCATGACGCTCCGCCGGTCAACGGCGGCACGTGCAGTGGCGCGACCGCCGTGACGACCGGCACGGCCTCGAGCCTCGCCACGATGTCATCGAGCAACTGCCTGTGCCGACCGCGGCCCTCCGTGGCGGCACGCGGGAGCACGAGATCGACGAACACGAGACGGTCCGTCGCAAACCCTGTGTCGACGGTCTGCAGATACAGCATGGTGCGCGCCAGCAGCCCCGCAACTGCCACGACCATGACGGCCAGTGCGACCTGCGCCACCACGAGTGCTCGTCGTCCATGACGAGTGGCCGGACCACTCAGACTGCGCCCGCCGCTACTCAGTTGCGA comes from the Acidobacteriota bacterium genome and includes:
- a CDS encoding prolyl oligopeptidase family serine peptidase; this encodes MKPALRCVAILLLVALPPVSRADAQQAPGDGYVLPPASVQDLFARDKHIATLNRLSPDGDHFVIPHFQELSDLKQMARRTLRLAMLELIPEVNREWRLATYGNTGLDIYSLRERRTYPVTIPRDAYVSDMRWSPDGARLAFVAHLPTASQVWVADVKTGTARAVSDAPVMATLLGRPGGGGGEAPDAQGSRLLQWLPDGSLLTALVPSARGPEPLESAVPTGPMIRRTREKPTPTSTLPFLLRSDHDAQLFRYYTTAQLAIVAPGRAPRLVGAPAMYLDFSLSPDGRHILRETIDEPFSDIVGFTSFGRRLEVIDMEGRVVSEIRKRPLQEGQQRGPGGDDDLPRDVTWRPDGKGLSVLWREPAARSSAAPAGDSAPRDGQPSAAGDAPARGDRLLLLEAPFDVATTQTLATTEHRFASVVYARDGRFAFATVARRSTGNSSPGSGGRQDLVAYDLAATPVASFVLKGNVNTADPLTLPGEVLTTMDANGIASAIVSSDDSAVFLKGAGYTKTFTPQPFVDRVAIRSGETTRIFEGTTTTFDQPLVALDRDVTRLIVSREGRSTVPDSYLWTHGAGDRAATFENLTRNTDPYPDITGAQRVDFEYTRRDGTTARGRISLPVGYTPGTRVPAVFWTYPREYEDQAAYTRDAIRTRNTNAYTPLSFLRWSDIWLTQGYALVAPDIPILGRDGRFNDNYRPNLEDSIYAAIRKVDELGYVDVNRIGHGGHSYGAFTTANLLAHTPFFKAGIAGDGAYNRTLTPMTFQGERRNIWDAPHTYLEISPFFYVDQISAPLLMYHGAQDNNSGTFLIQSERMLQALTGLGKTAVLYVYPFESHAPRAKENFLDLWARWLDWFDRYVKGPDGEIGNRQPATGRLLKARPALRTSAPRAQGMRT
- a CDS encoding ATP-binding protein, giving the protein MARIVRRLLKISLPPRASAFLWGPRRAGKSYWVRQHHPDAPLIDLLQTDVFAEYASRPALLRERFAASPSHLVVIDEVQKVPALLDEVHWLIEHTSLSFLLTGSSARKLRRGHANLLAGRAWRRVMLPLAMPEVDDLDLDRVMTNGLLPPHFLSAHPHEDLRAYVSDYLKEEIAAEALTQNIPAFAEFLRVAALTSSELLNYTNVARETGVSAKVVRTYFDILEDTYLGFRLPPWRRARQRRLIETDKFYLFDVGVTNYLARRRPQPGSSDFGKAFEHYVLMELRAYQAYRAPDMELSYWRTASGYEIDVIVGDLDLAIEIKSGNRVHDGDLRGLRAIAEEHRIRRRIVVCLESAPRTLADGIEVLPWRHFLERLWAGDLGV
- a CDS encoding ABC transporter permease — encoded protein: MFWRRVVEDFGRDLRLASRNLWRAPAFAAAAIATLAIGIAGTTVMFALVHGVLLRPLPVHDQDRLIVAWKELRKPDLAHYSFGDVDVERVARDSGLLLTVAGVSSHGTSQSTIVVRGEPVHVMAAPVTGRFFDVLGVRPLIGRTLDADDDVEGAERVLVLSHGVWQRHYGGAPDVIGRQITLDESPFTIVGVMPRELDFPAGVEVWRTTRSFSTRGAFGDAARREVDLVARLQPGVTIEQATSELAALIRHYEADAPPAETRGLTPVVRPLAERVVGNVRPVLLALLAAAGLVLLIATANVANLLLMRGEARRAEVAVRAALGARRSAIVRQVFAESLVLTGGAAGVGLAVAWWSLRGLAAWLPSMLPRVESVRFDPSVVLFTTLLALVTAMLASLTPALSSVRLDLVSQLSSGGRSLSGPATRHGRRALVVAQVALAVMVVAVAGLLARTMLYLQTVDTGFATDRLVFVDLVLPRAATEGRGRHRQLLDDIVARLEAVPVVTAVAPLHVPPLTGGASWWVPVFTAEGQSVDQAAANPALSLESVHARHFETIGIPLTRGRAFSDADRDGTLPVAIVSEDVAAVVWPGIDPVGKRLKIGGPDSTDRWYTVVGVAGTVRYGDITRSHPTLYLPDAQFIVSAEVLAIRTAAPLSVVATVARDRIRAVNADIHVTRVTPFHEARAGLLAPQRFNALLLGLFGAAALLLAAIGLYAVIAASVRQRDREIGIRIALGATAAHVRRLVLGESLRLAGAGVLVGLAGAVATTHLVRGLLHGVEPLDPLTLSAAVAGLLLAAALAACIPMRQAVRLNPATLLRKG